A stretch of Besnoitia besnoiti strain Bb-Ger1 chromosome V, whole genome shotgun sequence DNA encodes these proteins:
- a CDS encoding WD domain, G-beta repeat-containing protein (encoded by transcript BESB_058530), translating into MDISRLKVAVPSYQITEENGPVVYAIAVEYGKLSWDVWRRYSQFAQLYRDLEREGYCALPSMPSKTLAGPPQDPRTLADRRHKLQYFLLELLRRPDTRTSAPLLDFLLFNEQASLNVPPLRPWCVCCTGAQRFAVSTLVYSPANRVVIVGHEDKTGLSRLGRLWSLVEPDEFGMINVWALDADMGCPSLMQSIKTQPKVRCMFFDEPNNQLFVGHDDGKVAVYVLDADELKIDKVKELDLHTAAVMHLAPGSSKQKRLLSLGFDGAIRVIDIATHQMLCGGRLTRRLGSGVHLTTGHFDDETDTVYLGTSSGQVLVYAVKSNPPSFVQGLTVHPVYPVEALIVGKMYMFVGHGEYVSVVSVEQRRMEQKFSKVAVLTLRDNPSPVLSLVYDPEEKRLLVGYDPAIAWWSIESGQPLCVWEGHGGGVHQLLLTDRSDIVVSGGDSGNTKVWRLPPPKELRLWQPPSMGDRGSAASSNGGTTTSFLLPQDDDDSPTSAFRAGATQQRVSAHAGYDPLPIGRSARDIFAADSPSDRDDGLVETHSAGGGNDHGSCAHSALAGDEAFGAQPSELAGAGGVADGGAPAPTSAAATANHLPAPFEPTSDDDDLDDLRSAFS; encoded by the exons ATGGACATCTCCAGACTTAAGGTTGCGGTGCCGAGCTACCAAATCACCGAGGAAAACGGCCCGGTGGTGTACGCGATTGCTGTGGAGTATGGGAAGCTCTCGTGGGACG TCTGGCGTCGCTACAGCCAGTTCGCTCAACTGTACCGTGACCTCGAACGAGA GGGCTACTGCGCACTGCCGTCGATGCCCAGCAAGACGCTTGCAGGCCCGCCGCAGGATCCTCGCACGCTCGCAGATCGGCGCCACAAGCTCCAGTATTTCCTCTTG GAACTTCTCCGGCGCCCCGACACGCGCacgtccgcgccgctgctcgacTTCCTTCTCTTCAATGAGCAG GCCAGTCTAAacgtgccgccgctgcggccctggtgcgtctgctgcacaggcgcgcagcgattCGCCGTCTCCACGCTGGTATACTCGCCCGCCAATCGCGTTGTGATTGTCGGTCACGAG GATAAAACGGGGTTGTCGCGTCTCGGCCGTCTGTGGAGTCTGGTGGAGCCCGACGAGTTTGGCATGATCAACGTCTGGGCGCTGG aTGCCGACATGGGTTGCCCGTCTCTCATGCAGTCGATTAAAACCCAACCGAAG GTTCGATGCATGTTCTTCGATGAGCCAAACAACCAACTTTTCGTTGGGCATGACG ACGGCAAGGTGGCGGTGTACGTGTTGGACGCGGATGAGTTGAAGATCGACAAG GTCAAGGAGCTCGACCTCCACACGGCAGCGGTCATGCATCTCGCGCCCGGCAGCTCGAAGCAgaagcgtctcctctcgctcgggTTCGACGGAGCGATCCGCGTGATTGACA TCGCCACGCACCAGATGCTCTGCGGCGGTCGCTTGACGCGGCGACTGGGCAGCGGTGTGCACCTGACCACCGGGCACTTCGACGATGAAACAGACACGGTTTACCTCG GGACGTCGAGCGGCCAGGTACTTGTCTACGCCGTCAAGAGCAACCCGCCTTCGTTCGTTCAGGGCTTGACGGTGCATCCTGTCTACCCTGTCGAGGCGCTCATCGTGGGCAAAAT GTACATGTTTGTCGGCCACGGCGAGTACGTCTCGGTGGTGAGCGTCGAGCAGAGACGCATGGAGCAGAAGTTTTCTAAAGTCGCGGTTCTCACGCTGAGGGACAACCCGTCGCCGGTGCTCTCATTGGTGTACGACCCGGAGGAAAAGCGGCTTCTCGTCGGCTACGAC ccGGCGATCGCGTGGTGGTCGATCGAAAGCGGACAGCCCCTCTGCGTGTGGGAGggccacggcggcgga GTTCACCAGCTCTTGCTCACGGACCGCAGCGATATTGTCGTCTCTGGCGGAGACAGTGGCAATACCAAA GTttggcgcctgccgccgccgaaggaaCTCCGTCTCTGGCAGCCGCCGTCGATGGGCGATCGTgggagcgccgcgtcctcaAACGGAGGTACGACGACGAGTTTCTTGCTGCcgcaggacgacgacgatTCGCCGACCTCAGCCTTCCGTGCTGGAGCAACCCAGcagcgcgtctcggcgcacGCAGGCTACGATCCCCTCCCCAtcgggcgcagcgcgcgagatATTTTCGCCGCGGACAGTCCCTCAGACCGGGACGACGGCCTGGTGGAGACGCATTCGGCCGGCGGGGGAAACGACCACGGCAGTTGTGCGCACTcggcgctcgcaggcgaTGAGGCCTTCGGGGCGCAGCCATCCGAGCTGGCGGGGGCTGGAGGCGTGGCGGACGGCGGAGCGCCAGCCCCGACTTCCGCAGCTGCGACGGCGAACCATCTGCCCGCGCCATTCGAGCCcacgagcgacgacgacgacctGGATGACTTGCGCAGCGCCTTTTCGTaa